A genomic window from Blastococcus saxobsidens DD2 includes:
- a CDS encoding tyrosine-type recombinase/integrase, giving the protein MAGSISTIVISDGTKRYRARYRDAGGRQHEKRYKRKVDAQHWLDEQTAALVTQTWTAPERGRITVEAWAEQWLAAQTGLKPSTLYRYRSLLRSQILPRWSQHRLADVTHGDVAAWVAEMAEKLAPASVRQAHRVLALILTLAVRDGRIPRNPATGVPLPRARRAEPRFLTREQVERLAEAAGEYGDVVRLLAYTGLRFGEMAALRVRRVDFLRKRLVVAESATEVGGTVQYGSPKTHQQRTVPIPGTLVEPLARRCESKGPDDLVLTSPEGAVLRSGNFRRRIFDPATEAAGLPDLSPHDLRHTAASLLVASGANVKAVQRMLGHASAAMTLDVYSGLFDDDLGALAERMDAAHDAHITERSVGAVWA; this is encoded by the coding sequence ATGGCGGGATCCATTTCGACGATCGTGATCAGCGACGGTACGAAGCGCTACCGCGCTCGGTACCGCGACGCCGGCGGGCGGCAGCACGAGAAGCGCTACAAGCGCAAGGTCGACGCCCAGCACTGGCTCGATGAGCAGACCGCGGCGCTGGTCACGCAGACGTGGACGGCGCCAGAGCGCGGCCGCATCACGGTCGAGGCGTGGGCGGAGCAGTGGCTGGCCGCCCAGACCGGGCTGAAGCCGAGCACTCTCTACCGCTATCGCTCGCTGCTGCGCTCGCAGATCCTGCCGCGCTGGAGTCAGCACCGGCTGGCCGACGTCACCCACGGCGACGTCGCCGCGTGGGTGGCCGAGATGGCCGAGAAGCTTGCGCCGGCCAGTGTGCGCCAGGCACACCGGGTCCTCGCGCTCATCCTGACCCTGGCGGTGCGCGACGGGCGCATCCCGCGCAACCCGGCCACCGGCGTCCCGTTGCCGCGGGCGCGGCGTGCCGAGCCCCGGTTCCTCACCCGTGAGCAGGTGGAGCGGCTTGCAGAGGCAGCGGGGGAGTACGGCGACGTGGTCCGCCTGTTGGCCTATACCGGGCTGCGCTTCGGTGAGATGGCCGCCCTCCGGGTCCGCCGCGTCGACTTTCTCCGCAAGCGGCTCGTCGTTGCGGAAAGTGCCACCGAGGTCGGTGGCACCGTCCAGTACGGCAGCCCGAAGACCCACCAGCAGCGAACTGTGCCGATCCCTGGAACTCTCGTCGAGCCGCTGGCGAGGCGGTGCGAGAGTAAGGGGCCCGACGACCTCGTCCTCACCTCGCCCGAGGGCGCGGTACTGCGCTCCGGCAACTTCCGACGGCGGATCTTCGACCCCGCGACCGAGGCCGCAGGTCTTCCGGATCTCAGCCCGCACGACCTCCGGCACACCGCCGCCAGCCTTCTCGTGGCGAGCGGGGCCAACGTCAAAGCGGTCCAGCGCATGCTCGGTCATGCCTCGGCGGCGATGACCCTCGACGTCTATTCCGGGCTCTTCGACGACGACCTCGGCGCCCTCGCCGAGCGCATGGATGCCGCCCACGACGCCCACATCACGGAACGAAGTGTGGGCGCGGTGTGGGCGTGA
- a CDS encoding peptidase, with protein sequence MELKGGHRRMNDMWMVASVAGAVVGATATPWITAHGLAQLARLDAARPGLALASAVVGGGAGAAAIVTSHRAGTWWLVPALLVWGCALVAAASCDAVTQRIPTPLVRQAAVGTGVLLTVGFAVHGDWLGLLISGLAAAAAGVVLLLCWRFAGAGFGDVRLAVLGGLGLGHATHRGLLLALAAFSLITVTQAVITLMRDGDRRDTFPYGPALAAGFLLAATL encoded by the coding sequence GTGGAGCTCAAGGGTGGCCACCGGCGGATGAACGACATGTGGATGGTCGCCTCGGTGGCGGGAGCGGTGGTCGGCGCCACAGCTACGCCCTGGATCACTGCCCACGGGCTCGCGCAGCTGGCGCGGCTCGACGCTGCCCGTCCGGGCCTGGCACTGGCCAGCGCCGTCGTCGGCGGCGGGGCGGGAGCCGCGGCGATCGTGACGTCCCACCGTGCGGGGACGTGGTGGCTGGTGCCTGCGCTGCTGGTCTGGGGATGTGCCTTGGTCGCCGCGGCCTCCTGCGATGCGGTCACCCAGCGCATCCCGACACCACTCGTCCGGCAGGCCGCCGTCGGCACCGGCGTACTGCTGACCGTCGGTTTCGCCGTGCACGGTGACTGGCTTGGCCTGCTCATCAGCGGCCTCGCTGCTGCGGCGGCGGGAGTCGTCCTGCTGTTGTGCTGGCGGTTCGCGGGAGCAGGGTTCGGTGACGTTCGCCTGGCTGTGCTCGGTGGTCTGGGACTCGGACACGCCACGCATCGGGGCTTGTTGTTGGCCCTCGCCGCCTTCTCCTTGATCACCGTGACGCAGGCCGTGATCACCTTGATGCGCGACGGGGACCGCCGGGACACCTTCCCCTACGGCCCTGCCCTCGCGGCGGGGTTTCTGCTCGCGGCCACCCTCTGA
- a CDS encoding TadE family protein, giving the protein MLEARTPNRAAYSPRGPVARPGSRRDRGRGSERGSSSVEFAILFPIIVALLLAGPQLALWYFAREAADAAAHVGARAASVHGAAGGAGQAAADTYLARLGTGAITGYSVTESDTATTVSVHVTASVPNVIPLPGFVPTVDVTVVRGKERFTTPDSP; this is encoded by the coding sequence ATGCTCGAGGCGCGTACTCCGAACCGTGCGGCATACTCGCCGCGCGGTCCGGTCGCGCGCCCAGGATCCCGCCGAGACCGCGGCCGCGGAAGCGAGCGGGGCTCATCCAGCGTCGAGTTCGCGATCCTGTTCCCCATCATCGTCGCGCTGCTGTTGGCCGGCCCGCAGCTCGCGCTGTGGTACTTCGCCCGGGAAGCGGCCGACGCCGCGGCGCACGTCGGAGCCCGCGCCGCCAGCGTCCACGGGGCGGCCGGGGGAGCGGGGCAGGCGGCGGCGGACACGTACCTGGCCAGACTCGGGACCGGCGCCATCACCGGCTACTCGGTGACCGAGTCCGACACCGCGACCACGGTTTCGGTGCACGTCACCGCCAGCGTGCCCAACGTGATCCCGTTGCCCGGGTTCGTCCCGACCGTCGATGTCACCGTGGTGCGCGGCAAGGAACGCTTCACCACCCCGGACTCGCCATGA
- a CDS encoding LysM peptidoglycan-binding domain-containing protein — protein sequence MTGHSARLLKAVGALVALLAVVVGVPVLMAGLHLVPDSLPSLGEVGAVLTSRDNGQLVGLVLATGVWVCWALFTAATVAEIVAFARVRPVPTLPGLGIFQRPAAALVTAVAVGFTVAPLAAGGPTSTATAPPLPVAATSTAVPASAQYASAPVIAQTPVAYSMPDEHAPPVATTTYQVQRRDTLWALAERHLGDPLRYPEIARLNPTAVGPDNEIFPGSVLVLPPDAVGLPPMGPAPTTARVVEDVTVEPGDTLWDLTEEITGSGHNWRQAWELNRGRSQPGGATFTDPSLIRPGWTLSIPDPTSPATPAPSAPAPPAAEPAPPTTEPAPPSAPAPSSTPPADPTAPGSNAPPPATPGPATSAPTSSPTAAPNSVEPSLARPDETSTGSTSELPMVAFAAGGGLLLAGASLTALLRYRRRQFRQRRPGRMIGSAPPELLRVERALQEAGSVGSADVTWLDQALRALVQDLARVDAARLPDVVAACMTDDVLTLVLTEPASGAPEPWTVDPAGTRWSIRRDDPLTYDEQRRAYFFAPFPMLASVGYTAEGEHWLLDLERVATLSLSGDAERCLNLARFLAAELAHNTWSEMLQVTLVGFGKELAQINPDRLTHTDDVEKAIAALDGHLESVTEAMRMADVDVLSGRMRDVAGDAWAPHVLLIAPEVAKDSAGLERLMTAMKQQRARGAVALVLIDDPDHAEAARWQLTVDEAGMLSVPALGVELIAQQIPADEAAQLAQVLALATVTDDRPVPPSRGDESWDEHADACGGLRVDPSRAGRRQPPAPAEADAVPAVHQAGTAAWMTNSVLPLSAQTYLDRAATTEQDLQALAPVTDGHTRDQVEFADPALDADLADWADPSCPRPKLTLLGPVEVRAQGTLPERNPRRQFYTEIVAYLATRPGGVTSERYATAIWPNEPDVVGKTKVRQSISIVRAWLGTNPATGADYLPSGVTAGGVGRYRIDDVLIDAELFRRLRVRGLARGVDGIADLRAALDLVTGRPFDLPASRQGAPGGYSWLVEENSRLDHEYAAMIVDVAHTVATHHLAAGEPELAAAAAHVALKAGSYEDVPLLDLVAACDAQDNRAEADAYVARILANHDAEVEEDLPPRTAEILFRRQWINRAG from the coding sequence GTGACCGGCCACTCCGCCCGCCTGCTCAAGGCCGTGGGCGCCCTGGTGGCGCTGCTCGCCGTCGTCGTCGGCGTACCGGTGCTGATGGCGGGGCTGCACCTGGTTCCGGACAGCCTGCCGTCGCTGGGCGAGGTCGGCGCCGTTCTGACGTCCCGCGACAACGGGCAGCTCGTCGGGCTCGTCCTCGCAACCGGGGTGTGGGTGTGCTGGGCGCTGTTCACCGCCGCGACAGTGGCGGAGATCGTGGCGTTCGCCCGCGTACGGCCGGTTCCGACCCTCCCCGGGCTGGGGATCTTCCAGCGGCCGGCCGCCGCCCTGGTCACCGCCGTCGCGGTCGGCTTCACCGTCGCTCCACTGGCCGCCGGCGGCCCCACATCCACCGCAACGGCGCCACCGCTGCCGGTCGCGGCCACATCCACCGCCGTCCCGGCGTCGGCGCAGTACGCCAGCGCACCGGTCATAGCGCAGACACCGGTCGCGTACTCGATGCCGGACGAGCACGCGCCTCCGGTCGCGACCACGACGTACCAGGTGCAGCGCCGGGACACCCTGTGGGCGCTGGCCGAGCGGCATCTCGGGGACCCGCTGCGGTATCCGGAGATCGCCAGGCTCAACCCGACCGCGGTGGGTCCGGACAACGAGATCTTCCCGGGCTCGGTGCTGGTCCTGCCGCCCGACGCGGTCGGCCTGCCGCCGATGGGCCCAGCCCCGACCACCGCGAGAGTCGTCGAGGACGTCACGGTGGAACCCGGTGACACCCTGTGGGACCTCACGGAGGAGATCACCGGCAGCGGGCACAACTGGCGCCAAGCCTGGGAGCTCAACCGGGGACGCAGCCAACCCGGAGGTGCCACCTTCACCGACCCGTCGCTGATCCGACCGGGCTGGACGCTGAGCATCCCCGACCCGACCAGTCCCGCGACGCCCGCGCCCAGCGCACCGGCGCCTCCTGCAGCCGAGCCGGCACCGCCCACGACCGAACCGGCACCGCCATCAGCGCCAGCCCCGAGCAGCACCCCTCCAGCTGACCCGACCGCGCCAGGCAGCAATGCGCCGCCTCCCGCCACGCCCGGTCCGGCCACCAGCGCCCCGACCTCGTCTCCCACGGCTGCACCGAACAGCGTCGAGCCGTCGCTGGCGAGGCCTGACGAGACGTCGACGGGTAGCACCTCGGAGCTGCCGATGGTCGCTTTCGCCGCCGGCGGTGGGCTGCTGCTGGCCGGGGCCTCGCTGACCGCGCTGCTGCGCTACCGCCGCAGGCAGTTCCGGCAGCGACGTCCCGGGCGCATGATCGGCAGCGCACCACCAGAGCTGCTGCGCGTCGAACGAGCACTGCAGGAGGCCGGCAGCGTCGGCAGTGCCGACGTCACCTGGCTGGACCAGGCGTTGCGGGCGCTGGTGCAGGATCTGGCGAGGGTCGACGCCGCTCGCCTGCCCGACGTGGTGGCGGCCTGCATGACCGACGACGTCCTGACTCTGGTACTCACCGAGCCGGCCTCGGGAGCCCCGGAGCCGTGGACGGTGGATCCGGCCGGCACCCGCTGGTCGATCCGGCGCGATGATCCACTGACCTACGACGAGCAGCGGCGGGCGTACTTCTTTGCACCGTTCCCCATGCTCGCGTCGGTGGGCTACACGGCCGAGGGCGAGCACTGGCTGCTCGACCTGGAACGGGTCGCGACCCTGTCCCTGTCCGGGGACGCCGAACGCTGCCTGAACCTGGCCCGGTTCCTCGCTGCCGAGCTCGCGCACAACACGTGGTCGGAGATGCTGCAGGTGACCCTGGTCGGCTTCGGCAAGGAATTGGCCCAGATCAATCCCGACCGGCTGACCCACACCGACGACGTCGAGAAGGCGATCGCGGCGCTCGACGGCCACCTGGAATCGGTCACCGAGGCCATGCGAATGGCCGACGTCGATGTGCTGTCGGGCCGGATGCGCGACGTGGCCGGCGACGCGTGGGCGCCGCACGTGCTGCTCATCGCTCCGGAAGTTGCCAAGGACAGCGCCGGGCTGGAACGGCTGATGACCGCCATGAAGCAGCAGCGGGCTCGCGGCGCGGTCGCGTTGGTGCTCATCGACGACCCGGACCACGCGGAGGCCGCCCGATGGCAGCTGACGGTCGACGAGGCCGGCATGCTCAGCGTCCCCGCCCTGGGAGTCGAGCTGATCGCGCAGCAGATCCCGGCCGACGAGGCGGCGCAGCTGGCCCAGGTCCTCGCGCTGGCTACCGTCACCGACGACCGCCCGGTCCCACCCTCTCGCGGAGATGAGTCCTGGGACGAGCACGCCGACGCTTGCGGCGGCCTTCGAGTTGACCCGTCCCGCGCCGGCCGGCGGCAGCCGCCTGCGCCGGCCGAGGCGGACGCCGTGCCGGCGGTCCACCAGGCAGGCACCGCGGCCTGGATGACCAACTCGGTGCTACCGCTGTCCGCGCAGACCTATCTGGACCGGGCCGCGACCACCGAACAGGACCTGCAGGCGCTGGCTCCGGTCACCGACGGACACACTCGCGACCAGGTCGAGTTCGCCGACCCTGCCCTGGACGCCGACCTCGCCGACTGGGCTGACCCGTCCTGCCCGCGGCCGAAGTTGACCCTGCTCGGCCCGGTCGAAGTGCGGGCGCAGGGCACCCTGCCCGAGCGCAACCCGCGGCGGCAGTTCTACACCGAAATCGTCGCCTACCTCGCCACCCGGCCCGGGGGCGTGACCAGCGAGCGCTACGCCACCGCCATCTGGCCCAACGAGCCCGACGTCGTCGGCAAGACCAAGGTGCGGCAGTCGATCTCGATCGTGCGCGCCTGGTTGGGCACCAACCCGGCGACCGGCGCGGACTACCTCCCGTCCGGGGTCACCGCCGGCGGGGTCGGCCGCTACCGCATCGACGACGTCCTCATCGACGCCGAGCTGTTCCGCCGACTGCGAGTCCGCGGGCTGGCCCGCGGTGTCGACGGCATCGCCGACCTGCGCGCCGCTCTTGACCTGGTCACCGGGCGGCCATTCGACCTGCCCGCATCGCGGCAGGGCGCGCCCGGCGGATACAGCTGGCTGGTGGAGGAGAACTCCCGACTGGACCACGAGTACGCCGCCATGATCGTCGACGTGGCGCACACCGTCGCGACGCACCACCTCGCCGCCGGCGAGCCCGAGCTCGCTGCGGCCGCCGCTCATGTGGCGTTGAAAGCCGGCAGCTACGAGGACGTGCCGCTGCTCGACCTGGTCGCCGCCTGCGACGCGCAGGACAACCGGGCGGAGGCCGACGCCTACGTCGCCCGCATTCTGGCCAACCACGACGCCGAGGTGGAGGAAGACCTACCACCCAGAACCGCCGAGATCCTCTTCCGCCGACAGTGGATTAACAGGGCCGGCTGA
- a CDS encoding type II secretion system F family protein: MTAGGLLLTLAGLLLAAGLVGVVGAVRGVSFLPERSPSVRSSSRRGATPLFLGALAAGVLVLLVTGWPAAALGAAGGVVFIPKVLGGGKEAKRLITTSEALADWTRRLADLISSGAAGSTRDALRRSLNSVPEPIAPAVINLVTRMGPQGTETALRQFAREIDDSAAEKIAMVLILRERNGGPGLAEVLTALAADLDDRSRMVREVEAERAKPRSNMRTIVVVTLVLVIGMTLFARTFLSGYSTPFGQIALLAVVAIFATSLRWMRRLSDPVKPPRVLFDPDPAPVHR; the protein is encoded by the coding sequence GTGACGGCCGGTGGCCTGCTCCTGACCCTGGCCGGGTTGCTGCTCGCGGCCGGCCTGGTCGGCGTCGTCGGGGCGGTGCGCGGCGTCTCCTTCCTGCCGGAGCGCTCGCCGTCGGTGCGCTCGTCCTCGCGGCGGGGGGCCACTCCGCTGTTCCTCGGTGCGCTGGCCGCCGGCGTGCTCGTCCTGCTGGTCACTGGCTGGCCGGCCGCGGCGCTGGGCGCTGCCGGCGGTGTCGTGTTCATTCCGAAGGTGCTCGGCGGCGGCAAGGAAGCCAAGCGGCTGATCACTACGTCCGAGGCGCTGGCGGACTGGACGCGGCGGCTGGCCGACCTCATCAGCTCCGGCGCCGCCGGGTCGACGCGCGATGCGCTGCGTCGCTCCCTCAACTCGGTGCCGGAGCCGATCGCACCGGCGGTCATCAACCTGGTGACCAGGATGGGGCCGCAGGGCACCGAGACGGCGCTGCGCCAGTTCGCCCGCGAGATCGACGACTCGGCCGCCGAGAAGATCGCCATGGTGCTCATCCTGCGGGAGCGCAACGGCGGGCCGGGGCTCGCCGAAGTGCTAACCGCGCTGGCCGCCGACCTCGACGACCGCTCCCGCATGGTCCGTGAGGTGGAGGCCGAACGTGCCAAGCCGCGGTCGAACATGCGCACCATCGTCGTGGTGACCCTGGTGCTGGTGATCGGGATGACGCTGTTCGCCCGGACATTCCTGTCGGGCTACTCGACACCGTTCGGGCAGATCGCCCTGCTGGCAGTGGTGGCGATCTTCGCGACGTCGCTGCGGTGGATGCGCCGGTTGTCCGACCCGGTCAAGCCCCCGCGGGTGCTCTTCGACCCGGACCCGGCTCCGGTGCACCGGTGA
- a CDS encoding type II secretion system F family protein, giving the protein MTGLQTATLAGMLIAGGLVLAVRALRPAPPSLVAALEQLAAEPTVRTAPAVTTSTRDRCDWLPVPVARALDGHLGVSDADLAIIGWTRAQLAARKLTLALAGLLTPSLFGLVLVLLDVPVPFVLPAAVGLGIAAVGWFLPSAGAREAADKARMEFRSNLESFLTLVAGERRARGSVEQALEEAAEISGSMPFIRMRRAIRRAALSGRKPWGELRDLGEELQVAELRNLADIAAVAADGASVYNTLLASARTLRHAELSDARTEANQVSERMSRPLALLVTGLTLFVLVPFMLRMFGISS; this is encoded by the coding sequence GTGACCGGGCTGCAGACGGCCACCCTCGCCGGGATGCTCATCGCGGGCGGCCTCGTCCTCGCGGTCCGTGCACTGCGTCCGGCGCCGCCGTCACTGGTGGCCGCACTGGAGCAGCTGGCGGCCGAGCCGACCGTGCGAACGGCGCCGGCGGTGACGACGTCCACCCGAGACCGGTGTGACTGGCTGCCGGTGCCGGTGGCGCGGGCGTTGGACGGGCATCTGGGCGTCTCGGACGCCGACTTGGCGATCATTGGCTGGACCCGCGCTCAGCTCGCGGCCCGCAAGCTGACCCTGGCGCTCGCCGGCTTGCTCACTCCGTCGCTGTTCGGTCTCGTTTTAGTGCTGCTCGACGTTCCGGTGCCCTTCGTCCTGCCGGCCGCGGTCGGGCTGGGGATCGCCGCCGTCGGATGGTTCCTGCCCTCGGCCGGGGCCCGTGAGGCGGCGGACAAGGCGCGGATGGAGTTCCGGAGCAACCTCGAGTCCTTCCTCACCCTGGTGGCCGGTGAACGCCGGGCGCGGGGCTCGGTGGAGCAGGCACTGGAGGAGGCCGCCGAGATCTCGGGCAGCATGCCGTTCATCCGCATGCGCCGCGCCATCCGCCGCGCAGCCCTGTCCGGCCGCAAACCGTGGGGCGAGCTGCGCGACCTCGGCGAGGAGCTACAGGTAGCGGAGCTGCGCAACCTCGCCGACATCGCAGCAGTGGCCGCCGACGGCGCCTCTGTCTACAACACCCTGCTGGCCAGCGCCCGCACGCTTCGGCACGCCGAGCTGTCCGACGCCCGTACCGAGGCCAACCAGGTCAGCGAGCGGATGTCACGCCCGCTGGCCCTGCTGGTCACCGGGCTCACCCTGTTCGTGCTCGTCCCCTTCATGCTCCGCATGTTCGGGATCTCGTCCTGA
- a CDS encoding CpaF family protein, whose amino-acid sequence MRKEDTASPRLEVPAAPDLPRPARERPPLPPPEPLAAVAAVAAPVDATPADTKELTSTEYRVVVELRDRVSTRLTVEDRNYAPGPRRELTRKLIRDEYDQWLLHEANRGRPAPEVTTEDRIFAAVLAELDGLGRLAPLMARDDVEDIHFEGCEPTMLRMASGQLVPGPAIASSDEELEQLLRSIGSRSDDGQTSREFSSASPILNVRLQGVTELGARLQAAMDVLPRPAGVIRVHRFSDPSLEDLHEMNMVDSPVRAFLHAAILAGASPLVSGAPGVGKTTLLRALGNAIPWNNVVITVEDERELGLHLPRWDPERRQLVRRHAVCRPFESRLPNAEGRGGFDMGDALHLALRASPTWVLVGEVRGAYVTYLLEAATSGISSVMCTIHSPSADGVFDKVLINALKAHPAPSPELVLRSLAALNLVVHVHRDRDYARYVSGIYELGPIGDSGRPDLKPIFAPRAEDGRAQATGPGMLSESLAERLIAVGFDLNWLHPGASDWHTGPHRRERAS is encoded by the coding sequence ATGAGGAAGGAGGACACCGCGTCGCCGCGGCTGGAAGTGCCTGCCGCCCCCGACCTGCCGCGGCCTGCCCGCGAGCGTCCGCCGCTGCCGCCGCCAGAGCCGCTGGCTGCGGTGGCCGCGGTGGCCGCGCCGGTCGACGCCACACCAGCCGACACCAAGGAGCTCACCAGCACCGAGTACCGCGTCGTGGTGGAGTTGCGTGACCGGGTGTCGACCCGGTTGACGGTGGAGGACAGGAACTACGCCCCGGGCCCGCGGCGCGAGCTGACCCGGAAGTTGATCCGCGACGAGTACGACCAGTGGCTGTTGCACGAGGCCAATCGCGGCCGTCCGGCGCCGGAAGTGACCACCGAGGACAGGATCTTCGCGGCCGTGCTGGCCGAGCTGGACGGGCTGGGCCGACTGGCTCCCCTGATGGCCCGGGACGACGTGGAGGACATCCACTTCGAGGGCTGCGAGCCGACGATGCTGCGGATGGCCAGCGGCCAACTCGTGCCCGGGCCGGCGATCGCCTCCAGCGACGAGGAGCTGGAGCAGCTGCTGCGGTCGATCGGTTCACGGTCGGACGACGGACAGACCAGCCGCGAGTTCTCCTCAGCCAGCCCCATCCTGAACGTGCGGCTTCAGGGCGTCACCGAGCTCGGCGCGCGGCTGCAGGCGGCTATGGACGTGCTGCCGCGCCCGGCCGGGGTGATCCGGGTGCACCGGTTCAGTGATCCGAGCCTCGAAGACCTGCACGAGATGAACATGGTCGACTCGCCGGTGCGAGCCTTCCTGCATGCGGCGATCCTCGCCGGCGCATCTCCGCTGGTCAGCGGAGCGCCGGGGGTCGGCAAGACCACGCTGCTGCGCGCGCTGGGCAACGCCATCCCGTGGAACAACGTGGTCATCACCGTGGAGGACGAGCGGGAGCTGGGTCTGCACCTGCCTCGGTGGGATCCCGAGCGCCGGCAGCTGGTCAGGCGGCACGCGGTGTGCCGACCGTTCGAGTCCCGGCTACCCAACGCCGAAGGCAGAGGCGGGTTCGACATGGGGGATGCGCTGCACCTGGCGCTGCGCGCGTCCCCGACCTGGGTGCTCGTGGGGGAGGTCCGCGGTGCCTACGTCACCTATCTGCTGGAGGCGGCGACCAGCGGCATCTCGTCGGTCATGTGCACGATCCACTCACCGTCGGCCGACGGCGTATTCGACAAGGTGCTGATCAACGCGCTGAAGGCGCATCCGGCCCCGTCCCCGGAGCTGGTGCTGCGCTCGCTGGCCGCCCTGAACCTGGTCGTGCACGTGCATCGCGACCGTGACTACGCCCGGTACGTCTCGGGCATCTACGAACTCGGCCCGATCGGCGACTCCGGTCGGCCGGACCTCAAGCCGATCTTCGCGCCGCGCGCCGAGGACGGGCGCGCCCAGGCCACGGGGCCGGGGATGCTCAGCGAGTCGCTGGCCGAGCGGCTGATTGCGGTCGGCTTCGATCTGAACTGGCTGCACCCGGGCGCCTCGGATTGGCACACCGGTCCTCACCGCCGCGAGCGTGCGTCGTGA
- a CDS encoding helix-turn-helix transcriptional regulator has product MSDRVPDPVPVGRFLAEEIEAHGWTQAEFAAVLGRPVQFVSEIVNGKKEVTRESAAQIGAALGQTPEFWLSFQDEYLLSEQAKSTRTQQELSEVRRRARLNRLVPVATLRKRGVLVGKDLDELEEEVAELLELDSIDDDPAFHIAARRSNHDEPVSSVQVAWVACVRRAARKRTGVKPFSKSKLERLAAQLPTLLSSPAGFRGLPERFADAGLVLVYVEALPGAKIDGCAFMLGKTPTIALSGRGKRLDKVLWTLLHEVAHVILGHVSSEVLVETLDDQDETDDTENEADRRAGAWLLPRPLPTPPARIGAGWVDSVASERRLAPIVIVGQLQQSQVLDWRTTLARNAPTVTGVLETW; this is encoded by the coding sequence ATGAGCGATCGCGTGCCCGACCCGGTGCCAGTCGGCAGATTCCTCGCCGAGGAGATCGAAGCGCACGGGTGGACCCAGGCGGAATTCGCCGCCGTGCTCGGACGACCGGTGCAATTCGTCTCCGAGATCGTAAACGGCAAGAAGGAAGTGACTCGTGAGTCGGCGGCACAGATCGGTGCAGCCCTGGGTCAGACGCCCGAGTTCTGGCTCAGCTTTCAGGATGAATACTTGCTGAGTGAGCAGGCAAAGAGCACCAGGACTCAGCAGGAGTTGTCAGAAGTGCGACGCCGCGCGCGCCTTAACCGATTGGTGCCGGTCGCAACGTTGCGCAAGCGTGGTGTATTAGTTGGAAAAGATCTAGACGAGCTCGAAGAAGAGGTAGCCGAACTCTTAGAGCTGGACAGCATCGACGACGACCCCGCCTTTCACATCGCCGCCCGACGGAGCAACCACGACGAGCCCGTCTCGTCTGTACAAGTCGCCTGGGTGGCATGTGTTAGGCGCGCGGCCCGCAAACGCACGGGCGTGAAGCCGTTTTCGAAGTCCAAGTTAGAGAGACTGGCGGCGCAACTGCCCACACTGCTCAGTAGCCCAGCCGGCTTCCGTGGCCTGCCCGAAAGATTCGCGGACGCTGGCCTCGTCCTCGTCTACGTCGAGGCACTACCGGGGGCAAAGATTGACGGCTGCGCGTTCATGCTCGGCAAGACCCCAACCATTGCGCTCTCAGGGCGAGGTAAACGCTTGGACAAAGTCTTGTGGACGCTATTGCACGAGGTGGCCCACGTCATTCTCGGCCATGTCTCGTCCGAGGTGTTAGTGGAGACGCTGGATGACCAGGACGAAACGGACGACACGGAGAACGAGGCCGACAGGCGAGCGGGCGCCTGGCTTTTGCCTAGGCCGCTCCCGACACCGCCGGCGCGTATCGGCGCGGGATGGGTCGATAGCGTGGCGAGCGAGCGCCGCCTAGCGCCAATCGTGATCGTCGGCCAACTCCAGCAGAGTCAAGTGCTGGACTGGCGCACGACCCTCGCGCGCAACGCCCCGACCGTAACCGGAGTCCTCGAGACTTGGTGA
- a CDS encoding SAF domain-containing protein has product MASPAAGRYPAPAPEAAPPPAPPVRTAAARRRVSRKSLVLSVLVVLLGGLLASAAGQMLTARTEVLAVARDVQLGSTITAEDLTVANVTSDPNLSPIPASQRSQIVGMVAQVPLTRGELLTGAQVGPDSGFTAGEMLVALPLKEGQFPTRGLNPGQQVLIVATPGSTGSTSGSGTPSADTGGARDQQIDATVAEVGSLNQATQVTVIDVRVSADDGVRVAELASTGNLALIVLPAGR; this is encoded by the coding sequence ATGGCGTCGCCGGCGGCCGGACGCTATCCGGCTCCGGCGCCAGAGGCGGCGCCGCCGCCGGCTCCTCCCGTGCGTACCGCGGCGGCGAGGAGACGTGTCAGCCGCAAGTCGCTGGTCTTGAGCGTGCTCGTCGTGCTCCTCGGGGGCCTGCTGGCCTCCGCCGCCGGCCAGATGCTGACCGCGCGGACCGAGGTGCTGGCGGTCGCCCGGGACGTGCAGCTGGGCTCGACGATCACCGCGGAGGACCTGACGGTCGCGAACGTGACGTCGGATCCCAACCTGTCACCGATCCCCGCCTCGCAGCGGTCCCAGATCGTCGGGATGGTCGCCCAGGTGCCACTGACACGGGGAGAGCTGCTGACCGGCGCCCAGGTCGGCCCGGACAGCGGATTCACGGCGGGGGAGATGCTGGTAGCCCTGCCATTGAAGGAGGGGCAGTTTCCGACCCGCGGGCTGAACCCAGGCCAGCAGGTGCTGATCGTGGCGACGCCCGGCAGCACCGGCTCGACCAGTGGCAGCGGTACCCCGTCTGCCGACACAGGCGGTGCCCGCGATCAGCAGATCGACGCGACGGTCGCCGAGGTCGGGTCGCTCAACCAGGCCACACAGGTGACGGTGATCGACGTACGGGTCAGCGCGGACGACGGCGTGCGTGTAGCCGAGCTGGCCTCGACCGGCAACCTAGCGCTGATCGTGCTACCGGCGGGGCGGTGA